Within Micromonospora narathiwatensis, the genomic segment CCGCGACACGATGCGCGGCGGCAAGTTCCTCAACAACTTCCGGATGGCCGAGCTGCACGCGAAGGAGTCGCCGCAGCGGATCTGGGAGCTGGAGACGTACGGCGCGCTGTTCGACCGTACGAAGGACGGGAAGATCTCCCAGCGCAACTTCGGCGGTCACGAGTACCCGCGGCTCGCGCACGTCGGCGACCGGACCGGGCTGGAGCTGATCCGCACCCTCCAGCAGAAGATCGTCTCCCTCCAGCAGGAGGACATGCAGGAGTTCGGCAACTACGAGGCGCGGATCAAGGTCTTCGCCGAGACCACCATCACCGAGCTGCTGCTCGACGGCGACCGGGTCGCCGGCGCGTTCGGCTACTACCGGGAGTCCGGGGAGTTCATCCTCTTCGAGGCGCCGGCCGTGGTGCTGGCCACCGGCGGCGTGGGTCGCTCCTACAAGGTCACCTCGAACTCCTGGGAGTACACCGGTGACGGTCACGCGCTGGCGCTGCGCGCCGGGGCGACGCTGATCAACATGGAGTTCCTCCAGTTCCACCCGACCGGCATGGTCTGGCCGCCCTCGGTGAAGGGCATCCTGGTCACCGAGTCGGTCCGCGGCGACGGCGGCGTGCTGAAGAACTCCGACGGCAAGCGGTTCATGTTCGACTACGTGCCGGACGTGTTCCGCAAGCAGTACGCGGACAACGAGGCCGAGGCGGACCGCTGGTACACCGACCCGGACAACAACCGGCGTCCGCCTGAACTGCTCCCCCGCGACGAGGTCGCCCGCGCGATCAACAGCGAGGTCAAGGCCGGTCGGGGTACGCCGGCCGGCGGCGTCTACCTGGACATCGCCTCGCGGCTGCCGGCCGAGGAGATCCGCCGCCGCCTGCCGTCGATGTACCACCAGTTCAAGGAACTGGCCGACGTCGACATCACCAAGGAGCCGATGGAGGTCGGCCCGACCTGCCACTACGTGATGGGCGGCGTCGAGGTGGACCCGGACTCCGGCGCGGCGGCGGGCACCGTACGCGGGCTCTTCGCCGCCGGTGAGGTCTCCGGCGGTATGCACGGCTCCAACCGGCTGGGCGGCAACTCGCTCTCCGACCTGCTGGTCTTCGGCAAGCGGGCGGGCGGTCACGCCGCCTCGTACGCCGAACAGCTCACCTCGCGCCCGGCGGTGCCGGTGGCGGCGGTGGAGGCCGCGGTGGAGACGGCGCTGGCGCCGCTGCAACGCGACACCGGTGAGAGCCCGTACGCCCTCCAGCGGGACCTCCAGGCGGTGATGGGAGACCTAGTAGGAATCATCCGCCGGCAAAGCGAGCTTGAGGACGCGATGGGCAGGCTCGCGGAGCTGCGGGAGCGGGTGGCCAAAGTGAGCGCGGCCGGCGGCCGGCGCTACAACCCGGGCTGGCACCTGGCGCTGGACCTGCGCAACATGCTGGTGGTCTCGGAGTGCACGGCGAAGGCCGCGCTGGAGCGGCAGGAGTCGCGCGGCGGGCACACCCGGGAGGACTTCCCGAAGATGGAGCCGAAGTGGCGGCGGGTGAACCTGGTCTGCTCGCTCGACGGCGACAAGGTCCACCTGGCGCACAAGCCGCTGCCGAAGATGCGCCCGGAGCTGATCGCCCTCTTCGACCGGGCGGAGCTGGCCAAGTACCTGACCGACGAGGAACTCGCCGAGTTCGACGCCCTCGCTGAGGAGGCGAGCAAGTAATGGGGACCAAGAGGCAGTTCCGCATCTGGCGGGGCGACGAGACCGGCGGCGACCTGCAGGACTACTCCGTCGAGGTCAACGAGGGCGAGGTCGTTCTCGACGTCATCCACCGGCTGCAGAACACGGAGGCGCCGGACCTGGCCTGCCGGTGGAACTGCAAGGCCGGCAAGTGCGGCTCCTGCTCCATGGAGATCAACGGCAAGCCGCGGCTGAGCTGCATGACCCGGATGTCGACGTTCGAGGAGGACGAGACCGTCACGGTCACCCCGCTGCGGACGTTCCCGGTCATCCGGGACCTGGTCACCGACGTCTCGTTCAACTACGAGAAGGCCCGGGAGACCCCGGCGTTCGCGCCGCCGGCCGGCGTGGCCCCCGGCGAGTACCGGATGCAGCAGGTGGACGTCGAGCGCTCGCAGGAGTTCCGCAAGTGCATCGAATGCTTCCTGTGCCAGAACGTCTGCCACGTGATCCGCGACCACGAGGAGAACAAGCCGGCGTTCTCCGGTCCCCGGTTCTTCATCCGGGCGGCCGAGCTGGACATGCACCCGCTCGACGCGAAGCCGGACCGCAAGGAGTACGCGCAGGCCGAGATGGGACTCGGCTTCTGCAACATCACCAAGTGCTGCACGGAGGTCTGCCCCGAGCACATCAAGATCACCGACAACGGGATCATCCCCATGAAGGAACGGGTCGTGGACCGCAGGTACGATCCCCTCGTGTGGCTTGGTAGCAAGATATTCCGGAGGGGTCAGGTGCCTCAGACCAGCGTGACCAGCGGGCATCACAGCGGCACCGCGACCGCCAGCGGCGAACAGCCGGTGCACTCGCACGCCGGCGGCTCGCACGACGCGCGGTCCGAGACGCAGGCGCAGCAGGGCGTCAACTGGCACCGCGAGGTGCCGCACCCGACGGCTCCCGCCGTCGACGCCAACGGCAAGCTGCCGCTGACCGAGCTGACCCTCGACCGGGCCGCGGCGCCGTCGCCGTTCGGTGACGACGTCAAGTTCCCGCTGCCGCCGCAGCACCTCAACTTCGCTCACCCGCAGCAGGACGAGCCGAAGCACTGAGCACGACACGAACGACGACGGGGGCCGCGGCACATGCCGCAGGCCCCCGTCCCGTTTCCGCCCCGGTGTCCGTTCTCCCTGCTCAGGGCCCGACGTTCCCGGTCCGGGCCCGGTGCTTCCCCACTCAGGACGCGGCGAGCAGGGGACGCAGGGCGGCGACGATCGGCACGTCGGCGGGCAGCCAGGGCACGGTGTCCAGCTCGGCGGCGGAGAGCCAACGCAGCTCGGAGTGCTCCAGGGCCTTCGGCTGGTCACCGTGGAGGAGGCGGGCCACGTACACCCGGAGGACGGAACGGCCGTGGGCCATTCGTACGTCGCGGCCGACCCGCGCGCCGATCTCCACGCGTACGCCGAGTTCCTCGACGCACTCGCGGGCCAGCGCGACCGTGTCGGTCTCCCCCGGCTCCACCTTGCCGCCCGGGAACTCCCAGCGGCCGGCCACCTCGGGTGGCGCGGAGCGGGCACAGGCCAGCACCCTGCCGTCGACGATGATGGCCGCGCCGACGACCACCTTCGGCTCACGCCGGTCGTCCTGCCCGCTGCCGCTAGCCCGTTCGGTCCGCACGGGCGTCCAGGGTGCCAGATCAATCGGCGGTTTGGGTACCTGAGCGCGCCGTCAGGACAGCAGAACCCGGAAATGTGGGCGTGGACACACCATCTGTGCGGCGACAGACTAGAGACCGTCGACTAGGACACGGGACGGCGACGATTTGGCCACAAGCCGGCAACGACGCCTGGGAGGTACGGTGAAGCGCGTGCTGTTCAGCGGCCGGGCCAAGCACGACTATCTCAGCGACGCCCTCACTCTGCTGTCCGGATGGACCCGCGAGGGCGAGGAGATCCGCCGCACGCTCGTCTTGGACGACACCCAGCACGCCGCGTTGACCGAGCGGGTCAAGGTGGTCGCCGACGCGCTGCGCCTGCGTCCCGAGATCAGCCGTCGCGCCGACCGTACGCAGATCCGGGTGGGCCACGGCGACGGGGA encodes:
- a CDS encoding (deoxy)nucleoside triphosphate pyrophosphohydrolase, with translation MRTERASGSGQDDRREPKVVVGAAIIVDGRVLACARSAPPEVAGRWEFPGGKVEPGETDTVALARECVEELGVRVEIGARVGRDVRMAHGRSVLRVYVARLLHGDQPKALEHSELRWLSAAELDTVPWLPADVPIVAALRPLLAAS
- a CDS encoding succinate dehydrogenase/fumarate reductase iron-sulfur subunit, with protein sequence MGTKRQFRIWRGDETGGDLQDYSVEVNEGEVVLDVIHRLQNTEAPDLACRWNCKAGKCGSCSMEINGKPRLSCMTRMSTFEEDETVTVTPLRTFPVIRDLVTDVSFNYEKARETPAFAPPAGVAPGEYRMQQVDVERSQEFRKCIECFLCQNVCHVIRDHEENKPAFSGPRFFIRAAELDMHPLDAKPDRKEYAQAEMGLGFCNITKCCTEVCPEHIKITDNGIIPMKERVVDRRYDPLVWLGSKIFRRGQVPQTSVTSGHHSGTATASGEQPVHSHAGGSHDARSETQAQQGVNWHREVPHPTAPAVDANGKLPLTELTLDRAAAPSPFGDDVKFPLPPQHLNFAHPQQDEPKH
- a CDS encoding fumarate reductase/succinate dehydrogenase flavoprotein subunit; its protein translation is MTETRIERHHYDVVVIGAGGAGLRAAIEARLAGKKTAIISKSLFGKAHTVMAEGGAAAAMGNVNSRDNWQVHYRDTMRGGKFLNNFRMAELHAKESPQRIWELETYGALFDRTKDGKISQRNFGGHEYPRLAHVGDRTGLELIRTLQQKIVSLQQEDMQEFGNYEARIKVFAETTITELLLDGDRVAGAFGYYRESGEFILFEAPAVVLATGGVGRSYKVTSNSWEYTGDGHALALRAGATLINMEFLQFHPTGMVWPPSVKGILVTESVRGDGGVLKNSDGKRFMFDYVPDVFRKQYADNEAEADRWYTDPDNNRRPPELLPRDEVARAINSEVKAGRGTPAGGVYLDIASRLPAEEIRRRLPSMYHQFKELADVDITKEPMEVGPTCHYVMGGVEVDPDSGAAAGTVRGLFAAGEVSGGMHGSNRLGGNSLSDLLVFGKRAGGHAASYAEQLTSRPAVPVAAVEAAVETALAPLQRDTGESPYALQRDLQAVMGDLVGIIRRQSELEDAMGRLAELRERVAKVSAAGGRRYNPGWHLALDLRNMLVVSECTAKAALERQESRGGHTREDFPKMEPKWRRVNLVCSLDGDKVHLAHKPLPKMRPELIALFDRAELAKYLTDEELAEFDALAEEASK
- a CDS encoding 4a-hydroxytetrahydrobiopterin dehydratase, giving the protein MKRVLFSGRAKHDYLSDALTLLSGWTREGEEIRRTLVLDDTQHAALTERVKVVADALRLRPEISRRADRTQIRVGHGDGEPLTEGEVLLAARIEDAVRAVTQP